The Sandaracinus amylolyticus genomic interval GAAGGGCGGCGACTACACCGCGACGGACCTCGAGGTCCTCGAGGGGCTCGAGCCGGTGCGCAAGCGCCCCGCGATGTACATCGGGGACACTGCGAAGACCGGCTATCACCACCTGCTCTGGGAGATCCTCGACAACTCGGTCGACGAGGCGATCAACGGCCACGCCGATCGCATCGAGGTCGTGCTCGACGCGGATCACAAGGGCGTGTCGGTCACGGACAACGGGCGCGGCATCCCGCTCGAGGTGCACCCGAAGTTCAAGAAGACCGGCCTCGAGATCGTCCTCACGATCCTCCACGCGGGCGGCAAGTTCGAAGGCAAGAACTACCGCGTCTCGGGCGGTCTCCACGGCGTCGGCGCGAGCGTCGTGAACGCGCTCTCGGAGAACCTGATCGCCTACGTGCGCAAGGGCGGCGAGGAGTTCCAGCAGACGTTCGAGCGCGGCGCGCCGACGAGCAAGCTCAAGAAGAACGGCAAGACGAGCAAGCGCGGCACGCAGATCCACTTCCGCCCGGACCCGCAGATCTTCGGCAAGCAGACGTTCGACCTCGAGGTGATCAAGCAGCGCCTCGAGGCCAAGAGCTATCTGCACAAGGGCCTGCACGTCACGCTCAAGGACGAGAAGTCCCACGAGCGCTGGGAGTTCCACCACCCGGGCGGCATCGTCGAGTACCTCGGCAAGCTCGTCGCGGAGCGCGGCCAGAAGGCGATCCAGCCCGCGCCGTTCACGCTGGAGCGCGAGGACGAGCCGCGGCTCGAGCTCGCGCTGACGTGGACCGAGTCGCCCGACGAGAAGATCCTGACGTTCGCCAACGGCATCCCGACGGGGAACGGCGGCACGCACGAGGCGGGCACCAAGAGCGCGCTGAACAAGGCGATCCGCGCGTTCATGGCGGCGAAGAAGATCGAGCCGAAGGGCGTGACGATCACCGCCGAGGACATCCGCGAGGGCGTGGTCGCGCTCGTCAGCGTCTACGTCGCGGAGCCGCAGTTCCAGGGGCAGACCAAGGACCGCCTCAACAACCCCGAGGTCGCGGGCCAGGTCGAGGGCGTGGTGCGCACCGCGCTCGAGCAGTGGCTGCTCCACAACTCGTCGGTCGCGGAGAACATCGTCGCACGCATCGTGCTCGCGGCTCGCGCTCGCGAGGCATCGCGCGCGGCGTCGCAGCAGGTCTCGCGCAAGACCGCGGTGAGCCACCGGCTCAACCTGCCGGGCAAGCTCGCGGACTGCTCGAGCACCGACCCGGGCACGAGCGAGCTGTTCCTCGTCGAGGGCGACTCCGCAGGCGGCTCGGCGAAGGCGGGACGCGACCGCAAGACGCAGGCGATCCTCCCGCTGCGCGGCAAGGTGCTCAACGCGGAGCGCGCCAACAACGCGGCCGTGATGGGCAACAAGGAGCTGCAGGACATCGTGTCCGCGCTCGGCTGCGGGCTCGGCAAGGACTTCGACGCGGGGAAGCTCCGCTACGGCAAGATCTTCCTGCTGATGGATGCCGACAGCGACGGGCACCACATCGCGACGCTCTTGCTGACGTTCTTCTACCGGATGCTGCCGGGCCTCATCCGGGGCGGGCACGTCTACATCGCGCAGCCGCCGCTCTACAAGATCACCGCGGGCAAGGAGACGCACTGGGCGCTCGACGACGCGGACAAGGAGCGCATCCTCGCGACGCTGCCGAAGAACGTCAAACCGGTGATCAACCGGTTCAAGGGCCTCGGCGAGATGAACCCGGATCAGCTGAAGGTCACGACGCTCGATCCGAAGAAGCGCCGCGCGCTGCGCGTGATCATCGACGAAGAGCTCGAGACCGATCGCGTGCTGAACGAGCTGATGGGCCGCGACGCGTCGCAGCGCTTCCGCTTCATCATGGAGCGCGCTCCGAAGGCGGACTCGGAAGCGCTCGACGTCTGACGCACGCGCGCTCGAGATTCCACCGCAGGGGGCCACGGAGCGCCGCAGAGGTCGGGAGAGACACTCTCTCTCTTCTGCGGTTCTCTGCGATCTCTGCGGTGAATCCCCCCGCTCGGAGCGCGCGGCGCTGTTTCTAGTGTCAACGGAACGTCGCGCTGTACGCGAACTTCTTCTTCCGTCGCATCGCGCGATTCCGATACGATGAACGGGTGACTTGCCCTCCGCGGCGGCGCGCCGCGCGCTGCTCGTCTCTCGTGCTCCTCGCGATCGCGCTCGTCGCGTCGCTAGCGCGGACGGCGCGCGCCGACGAGCCCGTGTTGCTCGGCGTCGAGGGCGGCGTGACGATCCCGCTCGCGTCGCCGCAGAGCGAGCGCTTCGGGCCGGGAGGCACGCTCGCTCTCGCGCTGCACACGCCGGTGAACGAGTGGCTGATCCCCACGTTCCGGCTGCGAGGGCTGTTGCTCTCGGACGGTCCGCCGCCGGCGGACACGTCGCTCCGCGATCCCGGCGTCGGCGCTGCCTACGCGCTCACGATCGGCCTGCGGCTGCGCCCCGAAGGATGGTTCTCGTCGGACCTCCAGCGCGCGCGCGGCGCGTGGATCGAGATCGACGCGGGCGGCGTGCTCACCGGCGACATCGTGCGCCCCGGGTTCGAGGTCGGGCTCGGCTGGGACTTCGAGATCGACGACGTGCGCCTCGGCCCGCTCGCGCGCTTCCAGCACGTGATGCACTTCGACGATCCGCTCGACGATCGTCCGGCGTACCTGCTCACCGTCGGCATGGAGTGGGTCTTCTTCGATCGACGCGTGCCGCCTCCGCCGCCCGAGGTCCCGCCGCGCGGTGATCGCGATCGCGACGGTCTCTACGACGACGAGGACGGCTGCCCCGACGAGCCCGAGGACGACGACGACTTCGAGGACGAAGACGGCTGCCCCGAGCTCGACAACGATCGCGACGGCTTCCCCGACGCGAGCGACCCGTGCCCGATCGAGCCCGAGGATCTCGACGGCTTCGAGGACGAGGGCTGTCCCGAGCTCGACAACGATCGCGACGGGTTCCTCGATCCGCGCGACGCGTGCCCCAACGAGGCCGAGGTGGTCAACGGCGTCGACGACGACGACGGCTGCCCCGACGAGGGCCTCATCCAGATGATCGACGATCGCATCGTGCTCGAGGAGACGGTGCTCTTCGACTTCCAGCGCGCGCGCGTGAAGCACTCGGCGCAGCCGGTGCTCGCCGCGATCGTCGAGCTCTACAGGCAGCACCCCGAGTGGATGCGCGTGCGCGTCGAGGGCCACGCCGACACGCGCGGCGACGCCGAGTACAACCAGGAGCTCAGCGAGCGTCGCGCCGAGCACGTGCGCGACGAGCTCGTGGAGCTCGGGATGCCGAGCGAGATCATCGAGGTCGTCGGCTACGGCACGCAGCGACCGCGCGACACCCGCGACACCGAGGAAGCGCACGCGCGCAACCGTCGCGTGGAGTTCGTCGTGGTCGCGCGCAGCGGGCCGCCGGAAGGAGAGACGCCGTGATGCGTGCGGGTCTGGTCATCGCGCTGCTCGCGACGCTGATCGGGTGCGACGCGATCGTCGGCGCGGAGTGCGCGGACGGGCTCGTGCGCTGCGGCGATCGCTGCACGACCGAGCTCGAGTGCGCCGCGGGGATGGACGCGGGCGGCATGGACGCCGGCGTGCGCGATGCGGGCGACGCGGGCGACGACGAGCTCGACGCCGAGGTCCCGATCGACGGCGATGCGGGCCGCCGGATCCCGGAGGGCGGCACGCAGGAGCGCGACTCCGCGATCGACGGCGCGATGGAGGACGGCGCGGTCGAGGACGGCGCGGTCGACGACGCATCGACGGGCGACGGCTCGATGGGCGACGGCGGCGGCCCGATGGGCTGCGACCTCGGCGAGATCGAGTGCGACGGCATGTGCGTCGACGGCCGCACCGACCCGATCCACTGCGGTGGCTGCGACATCGTGTGCGAGGCCGGCGAGGTCTGCGCCGACGGCGTGTGCACCGCGACGTGCGACGCGCCGCTCGTGCGCTGCGGCGCGCGCTGCATCGACGTGTCGAGCGATCCCGACAACTGCGGCGGCTGCGGCGTCGTCTGTGCGTCGGGCATCTGCATCGACGGCGAGTGCTCCGACGCGCTCGCGGGCCACGTCGTCGCGATCGGCCACGACTACGTCTCGAGCCGCTCGGGCATGCGCCGCCTCGCCGGCAACGCCGTGTTCCTCGCGCGAGGCAGCCCGGCGCGCGTGGTCGTGTTCGAGGGCGGCTCGACGCGCGCGTCGCGCCTCGGCACCGACGCGGCGATCCAGCTCGTCGCGAACAACATCGGGCGCACGTGGGATCGCATCGTCGTCGAGCACCCCGCCGAGGTGCCGTACGAGCTCGCCGACGCCGACGCGTTCGTGATCTACGCGCAGAGCACGTCGACGGACGCGGAGCTGCGCGAGTGGGGCGCCGCTTGGAGCCGCGCGCTCGAGTCGTTCGTGCGGCGCGGTCGCGTCGTCGTGATGTTCGAGACGCAGAGCGACACGAACGCGGGCACCTGGCAGATCCTCGACGCGGCCGGGCTCTTCGCGTGCACCGGGCGCACCGCGACGACGAGCCCGACGATCATGGTCGTCGAGCCCTCCGACGCGGTCGCGCTGCGCGTGCCGCTGACCTACGCGTACGAGCGCGAGACCGTGCGCTTCGAGACGACGCAGCCGACCGTCGTGTGCAGCGACGGCACCGGGCCCGTGGTCGTCCACCGCACGATCGTTCCCTGAGCCTTCACGCGCGCGTCAGGCGACCATCGGCCTCGAGGCGCGCGACGAGCGCCTCGGGGTCGCGCACGCCCTCGAAGAACGCGTCGCGCTCCTTCGCGTCGAGCCGGTGATCGTCGTTGGCGTCGAGCGCGCGCAGCACGCGTCGCAGCGTCTCGAGCTCGGCGCGGCTCACCTGATGCGCGGGCGGGACGAGCCGCGCGAAGTGCTCGATCGCTTCCGCACAGCGCGTCATCTCGTCCTCGTCGAGGCGCCCGTTCGCATCGAGATCGAGGTAGTCGAGGATCTTGTTGAGCGTCTCGAGCGCATCCGCGTCGACGTGGCGCAGCGGCGCGAGCAGGCGACGCGCGAGCACGCGATCACCCGCGTGGAGCTCGTGGCGCGCGCCGCCGCCGAAGCGGCCGAGCACTCCTGCGAGCTGGCGCTGGCCGCGATCGTCGAGCGCCGCGATCTGCTCGGCGAGCGCCGGCGCTTCGTCCTTCGTCGCCTCGAGGAACGGCGCGACGAGCTGGAGGGGAGGGGCGTTCTTCGTGGTCATGTCCATCGCTCCTAGGCGCGCCCGTAGACCGGGATCAACGCCCCGCTCGTGGTGCGGTTGCGCGGCGACGCGAGGAACACGATCGTCTCCGCGACGTCCTCGACGCTCGGCCACTGCGTGAAGTCGGCGCTCGGCATCGCGGCGCGGTTCACGGGCGTGTCCAGCGTGGACGGAACCACGGCGTTCACCCAGATGCCCTCGGGTCGGAGCTCCTCCGCGAGCGACTGCGTGAGCGCTGCGACCGCGCCCTTCGCGGCTGCGTACGCCGACACGTTCGCGCTGGGCACGAGCGCGGGCTTCGCGGCGACGTTCACCAGGCGACCTCCGCGTCCGTCCTGCTCGCGCATGCGCTTCACCGCTTCGCGGCAGCACAGGTAGCTGCTGATCGCGTTCGAGCTCAGCAGACGGCGCAGCGTCGTGGGCGTGGTCTCGACGATGCCGCCGCCCGAGAACGACCCGGCGAGCTGGATCGACGCCCAGATCGACGGCGCGTGCGCGTAGAAGCGCTCGACCTGCACCTCGTCGCTGAGATCGAACCCGACGCGCACCGACACGCGCGGGTCCGACGCGAGCGCGAAGCGCTGCGCCTCCGCCTCGTCGAACGCAGGCACGTGCACGCGCGCGCCGAGCTCGACCAGCCGTCGCGTCACTGCGGTCCCGAGCGCGCCTGCGCCGCCCGTCACGATCACGTGGAGCCCTTCGAGCTCGAGCATCGATCCTCCTTGGGGGCGGAACCCTACCGAATTCGACCCGTCGAGGAGAGCAGGAAGAAGAGGAGCACCACGTCGCCAGCTCCGCGCTCGAGCGCGGAGAAAAGAGAGACGATCGTCTTCGTGGTCGGCGGGTCGGAAGGCGGCGGCGGTGCCGAATCAGCGGCGGATCCGGCGCTGCGGGCGTCTGCGGTGCCGAATCAGCGGCCGATCCGGGACCGCGCAGACGCGCGCGGAGCGCGTGCTGTCGCGGGGTTGGCGACGGCGTCGCGCGGTCTCACCGCGAGGGCTCGTAGACCACGGAGATCGCCCAGCCGGGCGCGAGACCGCACGGCGATGGCGCGTGTCGCACGAGCGCGATCCGACCGCCCTCGATCTCCCACTCGTAGTACGCACCGCGGCGTACGCGCGTCGGCGCGCCGTAGCTCGCTTCGAGCTCGCGTCGCGCGGTGTCGAGCGCGCCGCGCGCGTCCGCCGCATCGGAGCCGCTGCGGGTCTCGCCGATGACCGCGAGCCGTTCGGGATCTCCGCGGAGATCGAGATCGATCGACCACTCGCGCAGCGGCGGCGTGCAGAACGCGGAGCGAGCGCGCGGCAGCCCGTGCGCCGGGTCGGCGGCCATCACGTCGGTCGCGTGCCACTCGCCCGCGCACGCTGCGTGTGCCTCGTCGACATTCATGCCGAAGCGGAAGCCGTGCAGCTCGGTCGGGAAGCTCGCGGTGTGCGGCGTCGCGATCCGGGTCGACGAGGCGCCGCAGCTCGCGATGAGCGGTGCGAGGACAATCCAGAGACCGCGCATGTCGAGAGTCTCGCACGCGGGCTCGTCACTTTTTTGATTTCTCGCGCGCGTTCCGGCATCCGGGTGCGAGGCGCACGAACGGGTCGCGCGCCGCCACCTCGAGGAGAGACGCGCGTGGTCGACACACCGCTCTCGACGTGCTCCGTGTGCGAGCGCTCGTTCCAGGTCCGCTTCCGCTACCAGGTGCGCGAGGAGCACGGGACCTTCCACTACTTCTGCTCGCAGGGCTGTCAGCAGGCGAGCCTCGGCTACTCGTCCGTGGGTACCACCGCGACGAGCGCCGCTGGCGCAGGCGCCGATGCTTCAGGCTGCAAGTGCGACGTGTGCGGGAAGGGCTTCACGCTCGAGTACCCGTTCCAGGTGCAGGTGAAGGACGGCGCACCGACGCACTTCTGCACGATGGAGTGCCGCAACGCGGCGCGCGCCGGCGTGCTGCGCGTGAACCGCGCGGGCGCGCCCGTCGCGAGCGGACCGCGACGCATCGCGGTGTTCAACCACAAGGGCGGCACCGGCAAGACGACGACGGCGGTGAACCTCGCGGCCGGTCTCGCCGCCGCGGGCAACAAGGTCCTGCTCGTCGACGCCGACGGTCAGGGCAACGTCGGCGCGTCGCTCGGCATCCGCGGCGAGAAGACGCTCTATCACGTGCTCGTCCACGGCGTGAACGCGATGGACGCCGCGGTGCCCGTCGACGATCGCCTGCACGTGTTGACCTCCAACGAGCTGCTCGCGGCCGCCGAGCTCCACCTCGCGACGCGCCCCAATCGTGATCGCGTGATGCGCGAGCGCCTCGGGGATCGCGTCACGGGCTACGACGTCGTCGTGCTCGACTGCGCGCCCGCGCTCTCGCTGATGAACCAGAACGCGCTCGTCTACGCGGACAGCATCCTCGTGCCGGTCTCGTGCGACTACCTCTCGCTCGTCGGCGTGAAGCAGGTGCTGCGCACGCTCAAGCACGTGCGTGAGCTGCTCAAGCACGACGTCGCGCTGCTCGGCGTGCTCCCGACGTTCTACGACGTGCGCAACAAGATCGCGCGCGACTCGGTCTCGGCGCTCCAGGATCACTTCGGCGAGCGCTGCCTGCCGCCGATCCGCGTGAACACCAAGCTGCGCGAGGCGCCGAGCGCCAAGCAGACGATCTTCGAGTACGCGCCCGACAGCCACGGCGCGCTCGACTACTCGGTCCTCGTCGAGCACGTGCGACGCCTCCGCGGCGACACGCGCCTGCTCGACCGCCACGAGGGGCACACCGGCGAGGTCGCCCTGGCCGCCAGCTGAAGGAGTCGTGACGATGGCAGCCGATCCTCACGCGCGCGCCGTGCGCGAGCTGTTCGACGACGGAGAAGTGCGCGAGGTCCTGCGCGAGACGTTCTATCGCGCCGAGACGCCGTCCCGGACGGTCGCGAAGACCACGCCCGAGGCCGAGCCGAGCAGCGGCAAGCGCAAGCGCGTCCAGAAGCCGAAGCCCGACCACTACGAGATCATCTGCATCTCGATGTACAAGGAAGACCTCGCGCGCCTCGACGAGAAGGTCGCCGCGCTCAAGGCGCGCGGCCACCGCCGCATGACGCGCAGCGCGCTGATCCGCTGGGCGCTCGATCAGATCGAGAACCTCGAGACGGTGCCGCGCGGGATCTGATCGCGGAGCGGAGCACGCGGTGCGCCGAGGCGCGCGCCGCGCTCCGCTCGACCTCGCGGTGATCGCTCCGAGAATCCGCCGAAAACAGGGCCGGCGCCTCGCGGCACCACGCGCGCGACGAGGGCACGCGACCTGCTGAGCGCGACACGCGCGCGCTCGCGCAGGAGGCCCTTTGAACGACGTCGCCGCGTGCTTCGCCCGCTTCGCTCCGGTCTGTGCGCTCCTCCTCGCGGCATGCGTCGGTGATCTCGGAGGCGACCTCCCGCGCGCGGAGGACGCCGCGACACCCGCGCCTCCACGCGATGCCGGTGCGCCGAGCGATGCAGCGACGATCGACGCGTTCGTCCCCGACGAAGATGCCTCGACGCCGACGATCGACGCCGGCCCGCCGCCGCCGACCGTGATGGATCCCGGCACCGAGGGCGACGGCGACTTCACGATCGGCCCGAGCTACGCCGACGCGCCCGAGATGCGCGTCCCCGACGACGCGCCGCGCGGCCGCGTGTACCGCTTCTCGATGCAGTCGGAGGACAGCGAGATCTATCCCGGCGTCACCGGTCGCTACACGCGCGATCTCTGGATCTACGTCCCGCGCCAGTACGTGAACGGCACCGACGCGCCGTTCATGGTGATCCAGGACGGCGGCGGCTACGTCGCCGACGTCACCGCCGCCCTCGACACGCTGATCCATCAGGGCCGACTCCCGCACGTCGTCGGCATCTTCATCAATCCGGGCCCGGGCGACGGCCCGGGGAGCGAGCGAGGCCTCGAGTACGATCGCGTGTCCGATCACTACACGCGCTTCATCGAGACCGAGGTCCTGCCGCTGATCCCGATGCGCCCCGACATCCGCGCGGACTACCCGGATCTACGCCTCACGAGCGACCCCGAAGGTCGCGCGACGATGGGCGGCAGCTCGGGCGGCGCGTGCGCCTTCACGATGGCGTGGTTCCATCCCGAGCTCTATCGACGCGTGCTCACGTACTCGGGCACGTTCGTCGCGCAGCACCGCGACGACGAGCACCCGCGCGGCGCGTGGGAGTACCACGAGCACATGATCCGCGACGAAGCGGTGAAGCCGATCCGCGTGTTCCTGCAGGTCGGCGAGAACGATCTGCGTTTCGGGAGCGACGGACTGCACGACTGGATGGACGCGAACCGCCGCATGTCCGACGTGCTCGAGGAGCGTGGCTACCACTACCGCTTCCTCTGGTCGGAGGACGCGGGGCACGTCGATCGACGCGTGGTGCGGCAGACGCTCCCCGAGACGCTGCTCTGGCTGTGGCGCGGCTATCCGATCCCCGGCGTGCCCGCCGACTGATGTGCGCGCGCGGCGCGCCACCCATCGAGGATCAGCAGCGCGGCGCCGACCGCGACGAGCACGTCGGCGACGTTGAACGCGGGCCAGCTGCCGCCCCACGGATAGTGGATCTCGACGAAGTCGACGACGCCCGAGCGCGTGATGCGATCGAGCCCGTTGCCGATCGCTCCGCCCGCGACGAGGCCGAGCGCGAGCGCGCGCATGCGGCTCTCGGGCGAGCGGATCGCCATCACGAAGAGCGCGATCGCCACGACCAGCGCGAGCCCGCCGAGCACCGCGCGCGCCGCGCCGAGATCGCGCACGACGCTGAACGCCGTGCCCTCGTTGAAGCGCAGCGTGAGGTCGACGTGCGGCGCGATCAGCGAGAGCGTCTGCCCGGGCACGTCGCGGAGCGTCTCCTCGGCCCAGTGCTTCGTCGTCAGATCGCAGCCACTGCCGAGCGCGGCCGTGACGAGGAAGAGCGCACCGGCGATCACACGGGCGCGAACGGACTGTGTCATGCCGCGAGTATGTCGCAGCTCATTCGTCCGCGGAGCCGCCGACGTGGATCTCGGGCTCGGTCAGATCGGCGCGCAGCTCGCTGCTGCTCGTCATCGGCGAGCGCTCGCGCGACGACGGCAGATCGCGCGCGGTCGAGCGCAGCGGGTCCTCGCTCGAGGGAAGCGTGCGCTGCGTCGAGATCCGGTGATCGACCGTGGTGTCGAGGTTCGGCGCAGCGAGCTTCGGATCGCCCAGCTCACCGCGGAACATCGAGTACATGTCCGGCGCCTGGATGCCGATCCACGCGCTCGCCTCGACGAAGTCGAGCACCAGCGCGTCGCTGATGGTCGAGCCCGTCTCGAGCATGTCCTTCACCGCGCGGTGCAGCTGCACGTAGTGATCGAGCCGCCGCGGGAACTCGCCGCGCGGGAGCTTCTGGACCATGTGCTTGCCGAACTTGACGAACGCGCCCTCGGGACGTTCGCCGAAGCGCTTGGAGAAGCGATCGAGGTAACCGGAGTAAGCGGCTTCGTAGTCGATCTCGTGCAGCTCGAGGTCGGACACGAGTGCGATTCTACCAGAGGGCGCGATCGTGTCCGGTCCGATCCGCGTCTTCGATCACGCGTCCGCCGAGCGCGATCCAGCGTGCGCGGGTTCCGCCCAGCGCGTACGCGAGCGCGCGCGGATCGGACTCGTCGTAACACGCGAGATCGGCGCGCGCGCCGACCGCGATCCGGCCGCGATCCGCGAGCCCCAGCGCGCCCGCGGCCTCGACGGTGATCGCGAGGAGCGCCTCTTCGAGCGTGAGCCCTGCGTCGCGCACCGCGAGCGCCGCACAGAGCGGCAGATCGACGCACGCCGAGGTGCCCGGGTTGCAGTCCGTCGCGACGACCATCGCGACGCCGTGGGCGCGCATCCGCGCAGCGTCGGGCGCTTTCTGGCGCAGCGTCCGCCACGCACCCGGGAGCAGCACCGCGCGCACGCCGGCCGAAGCCATCGCGCGCAGCCCCGCGTCCGACACGTCCTCGAGGTGATCGCCGCTGAGCGCGCCGAGCTCCGCGAGCAGCTCCGCGCCGCCGAGATCACGGAACTGTCCGATGTGTGCCTTGAGCAACCATCCGCGCGCCTTCGCCGCCGAGAGCACGCGGCCGGCCTCGTCGCGCGTGAACGCGTTCTCGTCGAGGTACACGTCGCACGCGTCCGCGAGCTTCGCCTCGGCGATCGCGGGGATCATCACGTCGATCACGTCGCGCAGATAGCCCTCGCGATCGCCCGCGCGCTCGGGCGGGATCGCGTGCGCACCGAGGAACGTCGTCGTCGTGCTCACCACGCCTTCGCGCGCGAGGCGTCGACCCACCGCGAGCAGGCGCGTCTCGGTCGCGAGGTCGAGCCCGTACCCGCTCTTCACCTCGACCGTCGTCGTGCCGCACGCGCGCATCGCGAGGGCACGCGCCTTCGCGCGCGCGAAGAGCTCGTCCTCGCTCGCCGCGCGCGTCGCGCGCACGCTCGCCGCGATCCCACCGCCCGACGCGGCGATCGCGCGATAGTCCTCGCCCGCCATCTTCCGCGCGAGCTCGTCGA includes:
- a CDS encoding DNA gyrase/topoisomerase IV subunit B; the encoded protein is MASPNVNGKAASVRPPKGGDYTATDLEVLEGLEPVRKRPAMYIGDTAKTGYHHLLWEILDNSVDEAINGHADRIEVVLDADHKGVSVTDNGRGIPLEVHPKFKKTGLEIVLTILHAGGKFEGKNYRVSGGLHGVGASVVNALSENLIAYVRKGGEEFQQTFERGAPTSKLKKNGKTSKRGTQIHFRPDPQIFGKQTFDLEVIKQRLEAKSYLHKGLHVTLKDEKSHERWEFHHPGGIVEYLGKLVAERGQKAIQPAPFTLEREDEPRLELALTWTESPDEKILTFANGIPTGNGGTHEAGTKSALNKAIRAFMAAKKIEPKGVTITAEDIREGVVALVSVYVAEPQFQGQTKDRLNNPEVAGQVEGVVRTALEQWLLHNSSVAENIVARIVLAARAREASRAASQQVSRKTAVSHRLNLPGKLADCSSTDPGTSELFLVEGDSAGGSAKAGRDRKTQAILPLRGKVLNAERANNAAVMGNKELQDIVSALGCGLGKDFDAGKLRYGKIFLLMDADSDGHHIATLLLTFFYRMLPGLIRGGHVYIAQPPLYKITAGKETHWALDDADKERILATLPKNVKPVINRFKGLGEMNPDQLKVTTLDPKKRRALRVIIDEELETDRVLNELMGRDASQRFRFIMERAPKADSEALDV
- a CDS encoding OmpA family protein, with the protein product MLLAIALVASLARTARADEPVLLGVEGGVTIPLASPQSERFGPGGTLALALHTPVNEWLIPTFRLRGLLLSDGPPPADTSLRDPGVGAAYALTIGLRLRPEGWFSSDLQRARGAWIEIDAGGVLTGDIVRPGFEVGLGWDFEIDDVRLGPLARFQHVMHFDDPLDDRPAYLLTVGMEWVFFDRRVPPPPPEVPPRGDRDRDGLYDDEDGCPDEPEDDDDFEDEDGCPELDNDRDGFPDASDPCPIEPEDLDGFEDEGCPELDNDRDGFLDPRDACPNEAEVVNGVDDDDGCPDEGLIQMIDDRIVLEETVLFDFQRARVKHSAQPVLAAIVELYRQHPEWMRVRVEGHADTRGDAEYNQELSERRAEHVRDELVELGMPSEIIEVVGYGTQRPRDTRDTEEAHARNRRVEFVVVARSGPPEGETP
- a CDS encoding SDR family NAD(P)-dependent oxidoreductase, which encodes MLELEGLHVIVTGGAGALGTAVTRRLVELGARVHVPAFDEAEAQRFALASDPRVSVRVGFDLSDEVQVERFYAHAPSIWASIQLAGSFSGGGIVETTPTTLRRLLSSNAISSYLCCREAVKRMREQDGRGGRLVNVAAKPALVPSANVSAYAAAKGAVAALTQSLAEELRPEGIWVNAVVPSTLDTPVNRAAMPSADFTQWPSVEDVAETIVFLASPRNRTTSGALIPVYGRA
- a CDS encoding ParA family protein, with amino-acid sequence MVDTPLSTCSVCERSFQVRFRYQVREEHGTFHYFCSQGCQQASLGYSSVGTTATSAAGAGADASGCKCDVCGKGFTLEYPFQVQVKDGAPTHFCTMECRNAARAGVLRVNRAGAPVASGPRRIAVFNHKGGTGKTTTAVNLAAGLAAAGNKVLLVDADGQGNVGASLGIRGEKTLYHVLVHGVNAMDAAVPVDDRLHVLTSNELLAAAELHLATRPNRDRVMRERLGDRVTGYDVVVLDCAPALSLMNQNALVYADSILVPVSCDYLSLVGVKQVLRTLKHVRELLKHDVALLGVLPTFYDVRNKIARDSVSALQDHFGERCLPPIRVNTKLREAPSAKQTIFEYAPDSHGALDYSVLVEHVRRLRGDTRLLDRHEGHTGEVALAAS
- a CDS encoding alpha/beta hydrolase, with amino-acid sequence MNDVAACFARFAPVCALLLAACVGDLGGDLPRAEDAATPAPPRDAGAPSDAATIDAFVPDEDASTPTIDAGPPPPTVMDPGTEGDGDFTIGPSYADAPEMRVPDDAPRGRVYRFSMQSEDSEIYPGVTGRYTRDLWIYVPRQYVNGTDAPFMVIQDGGGYVADVTAALDTLIHQGRLPHVVGIFINPGPGDGPGSERGLEYDRVSDHYTRFIETEVLPLIPMRPDIRADYPDLRLTSDPEGRATMGGSSGGACAFTMAWFHPELYRRVLTYSGTFVAQHRDDEHPRGAWEYHEHMIRDEAVKPIRVFLQVGENDLRFGSDGLHDWMDANRRMSDVLEERGYHYRFLWSEDAGHVDRRVVRQTLPETLLWLWRGYPIPGVPAD
- the lspA gene encoding signal peptidase II, yielding MTQSVRARVIAGALFLVTAALGSGCDLTTKHWAEETLRDVPGQTLSLIAPHVDLTLRFNEGTAFSVVRDLGAARAVLGGLALVVAIALFVMAIRSPESRMRALALGLVAGGAIGNGLDRITRSGVVDFVEIHYPWGGSWPAFNVADVLVAVGAALLILDGWRAARAHQSAGTPGIG
- the hutI gene encoding imidazolonepropionase, which translates into the protein MTHDLVIRNAHVVTCAGAGPSAKERLGIVPDGAIAIRGDRIAWIGADADRPRDAAREIDAGRRVVLPGLVDAHTHLVFAGTRIDELARKMAGEDYRAIAASGGGIAASVRATRAASEDELFARAKARALAMRACGTTTVEVKSGYGLDLATETRLLAVGRRLAREGVVSTTTTFLGAHAIPPERAGDREGYLRDVIDVMIPAIAEAKLADACDVYLDENAFTRDEAGRVLSAAKARGWLLKAHIGQFRDLGGAELLAELGALSGDHLEDVSDAGLRAMASAGVRAVLLPGAWRTLRQKAPDAARMRAHGVAMVVATDCNPGTSACVDLPLCAALAVRDAGLTLEEALLAITVEAAGALGLADRGRIAVGARADLACYDESDPRALAYALGGTRARWIALGGRVIEDADRTGHDRALW